The Nitrospira sp. genome segment CTGACTCGACGCGGCAATAAGAAAGCCCACTTTATTGAGGCTCAGAATATTCCCCGATGCCTCAATCGTGGACAAACCCAGGAATGCCGCTCCACCACCATTCTTAACCAGAGTATTACTCACCAAAACCGCTTTTGCCTGGTCGCCGATCACGACGGCCTCGAACAAATTTCCGGTGATGACGTTGCGCTCAAGCCGAACCGAAGACTTGCCGGTCACATTTACACCATGGTCGTTATCATGGATAAGATTTCCGATCAGAAGGACCTGAGAATCAGAAAAGTGCACGCCCGTCGTCTCACTCCCCCCGATCACACAGTCTTCGATACGAACATCTTCTACTTGTTGACCGAAGACCATTCCTTTCACATGAACCTGACGCAGCGTGATGCGGTTTCCGTTGAAAATGCCGAGGGCATGCCCTCCATGCTCCTTGATCGTGAGGCCGCTGATCTCAATATCCGTCGCCCCATACGGCCATTTACCCACATGCAGCACACCGACCAGCTCATCTTGTCCAAGCAAGACGACTTTGTCGACTCCCGCTCCGACAATCTTGACTTTCTCTTTGCTATGAACGGTCAAGTCTTGAGCGTAGGTCCCTGCCTTGATCAGCACCGTGTCGCCCTTCCCAGCACTATCGACTGCCTCTTGAATCGAATAGAAATCCCCCGATCCGTCGAGTGCAACGGTGATCGTCCGTGGACTAGACAGCACGGCATCGGTCTCGGCAACACCAGACTCGGAACCGATGAAACACCAAACGGCTACGATAAGGAGGACTCGTCGCACACCGAAATTCTTACAAGCGGAGAACCAAGGATGTCAATCGCGGTTTCTTGCCGAACCGATCACGTGATAAGCTCCGCCGCCATGATCCTGATCGGACTCACCGGAGGCGTCGCCACTGGAAAAAGCACCGTGGCGAAGATGTTCAAGAAATGCGGTGCCATCGTGATCGATGCCGATGAATTGGCGCGTGAGGTTGTCCAGCCAGGCAAACCGGCATGGCGAGACATCATGCGCCGATTCGGAAAGTCCGTCTTGAACTCTGACAGAACGATCAACCGGCAAGTCCTCGGGCAGATCGTGTTTCATGACGGAACAGAGCTTCGAAAGCTGGAACAAATCATCCACCCTCGTGTAGCCCAGGAACAGGCCAGACTCACCAGACAAGCGGCCCAAAGCAATCCGCATGCCGTCGTAATTTACGATGTCCCTTTGCTCTTCGAAGCCGGTATCGATAAGCGGGTAGACAAGACAGTCGTCGTGACAGCTGATCGCGAAACCCAGATCATGCGACTGAAAAAGCGGAACGGCTTCACCCGAACCGAGGCTCTCCGACGAATTCGCAGTCAGATGCCGCTCGCGATGAAACGACTTCGTGCAGACTACGTACTCGATGGAACGAAGCATCGACAAAGACTTTCTAGGGACGTCAGCCGACTTTTTGAAAACTTTCGCTCCCTGTGACAGGCTGTTTGCTTTCCGGAGAATTCCCTCCATCTGCCTCTTGCTATGAAGCCACAATAACGTCCTACCTTCTGCTTCCTTCGCTGTGATACAGTCAATGACCATGCATACCGTCGTTATTATTGGATCCGGTCCGGCCGGACTCACTGCAGCGATTTATGCTGCGCGTGCAAACCTCGCTCCCCTGCTCGTCGAAGGTTGGCAAGCGGGTGGACAGCTCACGACGACCACAGAAGTCGAAAACTACCCTGGTTTCGCAAAGGGCATCATGGGGCCGGAGTTAATGAAAGAGATGCGCTCCCAAGCAGAGCGGTTCGGAACGGTCTTCAAAACTGGAGATGTCACATCGGTTGATCTCAAGACTCGGCCTTTTCAAGTCGTTGTGGATGGTGAGGAAACCCTTGAAACCAAGACGTTGATCATCGCGACCGGCGCCTCTCCGATCACACTCGGTCTCTCAAATGAAAAGCGCTTGTGGGGTCATGGTGTGTCGAGTTGCGCGACCTGCGATGGGTTTTTCTTTAAAGGCAAAGAACTCGTTGTCGTAGGCGGCGGAGACAGTGCAATGGAGGAAGCGACGTTTCTCACCAAGTTCGCCACCAAAGTGTCGATTGTTCACCGTCGTGACAAACTTCGCGCTTCCAAAATCATGCAAGGCCGGGCCATGAAGAATGAAAAAATTACCTTTGTCTGGAACAGCGTCGTCGAAGATGTTCTTGGACAGGATGTCGTGTCTGGTGCCCGCATCAGAAATATCATCACCGGAACAGTCTTGGATTTGCCTTGTGCCGGGTTCTTTTTGGCGATCGGCCACCGCCCGAACACAGCGCTCTTCGCAGGCCAGCTGAAGATGAACCACGCCGGCTATCTCATAACCAATCATGGAACAGCCACCGATGTCCCTGGTGTGTTTGCGGCCGGGGATGTGCAAGACTCCCATTATCGCCAAGCCATTACCGCGGCCGGTACCGGCTGCATGGCTGCGATCGACGCCGAGCGGTTCTTAGAAACTTCAAGCCAAGGTTGAGGCTAAGGTTGAGCTTTCACGGAAAAAAAGATCTTACACCTTAACCTCGACCTCAACCTATCTCCAGTATGCGTTGTGTCATCGCCCATTACCACGAGCTTGCTCTTAAGGGAAATAATCGAGATTACTTCGAGCGATGCCTCATTAAGAACATTCGGACTGCTCTCAAGGATGTCGGAATTCGGCAGGTCGAGAACCTTCACAGTCGAATCCGGATCTGGCTCCCGCTAGAAGCCTCTCCCGGTGTGGTTCGAGACCGGCTCAGACTTGTATGCGGGATCGCCAACTTTTCGCTGGGCCGTGTGGTCCCGCTCGAATTAAGTGATCCCAATCTGGATGCACTCACCACGGCTGTCCTCGAAGAGATTGAATCACACTCCTTCACCACGTTCAGGGTCACAGCCAAACGGGCCGACAAGCGTTTGGCTTTGACTTCAATGGATATAGAAAAAGCGCTCGGTGCAGCGGTCTGTAACAGAACCGGCAAGAAAGTCAACTTGAAGAATCCTGACTTGACCATTTATGTCGAACTCCTATCGAATGAAGCGTTTTGCTCGGCGGAAAAGATCGAAGGTCCCGGCGGTATGCCGGTCGGCGTAAGCGGAAAGATCGCCTGCCTGATTTCGGGGGGGATCGACTCACCTGTGGCCGCATATCGCATGGTGAAACGCGGCTGCCTTGCTTCTTTCATTCATTTTTCTGGACGGCCATTGGTCAGCCGAGCTTCGGAAGAAAAAGTTCACGAACTTGTGCGGAACCTCACCACCTTTCAATACGAATCGCGTCTCTATGTGGTTCCCTTTGGAGAGATCCAACGCGAAATCGTCCTCAGTACGCCCGCTCCATTTCGAGTCGTGCTATACCGGCGAATGATGGTGCGGATCGCCGAGGAACTGGCCAGAAGAGAGCAGTGTTGGGCGTTAGTGACCGGCGATAGCCTAGGCCAAGTGGCTTCTCAAACGCCTCAGAATTTGTGTGCGATTGAAGAAGCAGCGGAGCTGCCGATCCTCCGTCCACTGATCGGCATGGACAAACGCGAGATCATCGACGAAGCCAGACGTCTCGGTACCTACGAGACGTCAATAGAGCCGGACCAGGACTGTTGCAAGCTATTTGTGCCTCCCCATCCGAGTACCAAAACTCGCCTTGACGATGTGCACAAGGTTGAACGTTTGATCGATGTCTCCACCTTGGTCAAACGAGGGGTGGAGAAGGCGGAGTTGACCGAGTTCTCGTTCCCCTCCTCAACTGCGTAACTCGTAGACTTATTCTGTTTGGAGCCGAGGATCATGAAGTCACGTGAAGCCTGCCTTGACTCGACGCCGGTCCCTATGCCCCGCTCGTGCACGACGGTGCCTCTGTTCGGTGCCGGGTCTCGGTCCGGTGGGTTTGGTCATCTGAAAGGTGGCCACCGCCCTTTACTACATCAAGTGCCCAATCCGTGATTGTACGATACAGTGAGAGGCCCAGTGCAGTTGCCTGCACCCGATGGGTTTACATAGAGTTCACCGCCCATGGTTGATAAACCGAGCGGGGTAGCTACGGTCGCCATCAAGGCCACCGAGGTAATGGTTGGAAAGTAACGCAACCGAATCCTAGGCACAGGCTCTCGCTCGCTTCTCATGAGGGGGGGAGGGCTGGTGCGGGGATCCCCGGAT includes the following:
- the thiI gene encoding tRNA 4-thiouridine(8) synthase ThiI, with the protein product MRCVIAHYHELALKGNNRDYFERCLIKNIRTALKDVGIRQVENLHSRIRIWLPLEASPGVVRDRLRLVCGIANFSLGRVVPLELSDPNLDALTTAVLEEIESHSFTTFRVTAKRADKRLALTSMDIEKALGAAVCNRTGKKVNLKNPDLTIYVELLSNEAFCSAEKIEGPGGMPVGVSGKIACLISGGIDSPVAAYRMVKRGCLASFIHFSGRPLVSRASEEKVHELVRNLTTFQYESRLYVVPFGEIQREIVLSTPAPFRVVLYRRMMVRIAEELARREQCWALVTGDSLGQVASQTPQNLCAIEEAAELPILRPLIGMDKREIIDEARRLGTYETSIEPDQDCCKLFVPPHPSTKTRLDDVHKVERLIDVSTLVKRGVEKAELTEFSFPSSTA
- the coaE gene encoding dephospho-CoA kinase (Dephospho-CoA kinase (CoaE) performs the final step in coenzyme A biosynthesis.), yielding MSIAVSCRTDHVISSAAMILIGLTGGVATGKSTVAKMFKKCGAIVIDADELAREVVQPGKPAWRDIMRRFGKSVLNSDRTINRQVLGQIVFHDGTELRKLEQIIHPRVAQEQARLTRQAAQSNPHAVVIYDVPLLFEAGIDKRVDKTVVVTADRETQIMRLKKRNGFTRTEALRRIRSQMPLAMKRLRADYVLDGTKHRQRLSRDVSRLFENFRSL
- a CDS encoding pectinesterase family protein produces the protein MRRVLLIVAVWCFIGSESGVAETDAVLSSPRTITVALDGSGDFYSIQEAVDSAGKGDTVLIKAGTYAQDLTVHSKEKVKIVGAGVDKVVLLGQDELVGVLHVGKWPYGATDIEISGLTIKEHGGHALGIFNGNRITLRQVHVKGMVFGQQVEDVRIEDCVIGGSETTGVHFSDSQVLLIGNLIHDNDHGVNVTGKSSVRLERNVITGNLFEAVVIGDQAKAVLVSNTLVKNGGGAAFLGLSTIEASGNILSLNKVGFLIAASSQTKISYNALFNNEVNYMRAGSPNIHAPELQAESDITTDPHFVDAEHDDFRLKPDTTLVNRGTFRYLGALPPLLIPAQNR
- the trxB gene encoding thioredoxin-disulfide reductase produces the protein MTMHTVVIIGSGPAGLTAAIYAARANLAPLLVEGWQAGGQLTTTTEVENYPGFAKGIMGPELMKEMRSQAERFGTVFKTGDVTSVDLKTRPFQVVVDGEETLETKTLIIATGASPITLGLSNEKRLWGHGVSSCATCDGFFFKGKELVVVGGGDSAMEEATFLTKFATKVSIVHRRDKLRASKIMQGRAMKNEKITFVWNSVVEDVLGQDVVSGARIRNIITGTVLDLPCAGFFLAIGHRPNTALFAGQLKMNHAGYLITNHGTATDVPGVFAAGDVQDSHYRQAITAAGTGCMAAIDAERFLETSSQG